One Panicum virgatum strain AP13 chromosome 9K, P.virgatum_v5, whole genome shotgun sequence genomic region harbors:
- the LOC120650821 gene encoding MDIS1-interacting receptor like kinase 2-like: protein METSEVNKKSFENEIQAPTEARHQNIVKLHGFCTSGDYMYLVYEYLERGSLGKTLYSEEGKKKLDWGMRVKVVRGVAHALAYLHHDCNPAIVHWDITVNNILLESEFEPQLSDFGTAKLLGSASTNWTSVAGSYGYMAPELAYTMRVTEKCDVYSFGVVTLEVMMGKHPGDLLTSLPAISASKKDDLLLQDILDQRLDPPTGELAEEIVFVVKIMLACTRANPESRLSMRSVAQEISAHTQACLSELFRQITVSKLTDYKK, encoded by the exons ATGGAGACATCGGAAGTGAACAAGAAGAGCTTTGAGAATGAGATCCAGGCACCGACAGAGGCCCGCCACCAGAACATTGTCAAGCTCCATGGCTTCTGCACAAGTGGTGACTACATGTACCTAGTGTATGAATACCTGGAAAGGGGAAGCTTGGGCAAGACATTGTATAGTGAGGAAGGCAAGAAGAAGCTTGACTGGGGTATGAGGGTGAAGGTGGTCCGAGGGGTTGCCCATGCTTTGGCCTACCTGCACCATGACTGCAACCCAGCAATTGTTCACTGGGACATCACCGTGAACAACATCTTGCTTGAATCAGAATTCGAGCCGCAGTTATCTGATTTTGGCACGGCAAAGCTTCTTGGTTCTGCCTCCACAAACTGGACTTCTGTAGCAGGATCGTATGGCTACATGGCTCCAG AATTGGCATACACAATGAGGGTCACAGAGAAATGTGATGTGTACAGCTTTGGAGTTGTTACTCTAGAGGTGATGATGGGGAAGCATCCTGGTGACCTCTTAACCTCCCTGCCAGCTATCTCTGCTTCAAAAAAAGATGACCTATTACTCCAGGACATACTAGACCAGAGGTTAGATCCTCCAACGGGAGAGCTTGCAGAAGAAATTGTGTTTGTCGTGAAAATTATGCTGGCTTGCACAAGGGCAAATCCTGAATCACGGCTTTCCATGCGATCAGTGGCTCAAGAGATATCAGCTCATACTCAGGCATGTCTTTCTGAACTGTTCCGACAGATCACAGTGAGCAAGCTAACAGATTACAAGAAGTAA
- the LOC120650822 gene encoding 60S ribosomal protein L23, with amino-acid sequence MSKRGRGGSAGNKFRMSLGLPVAATVNCADNTGAKNLYIISVKGIKGRLNRLPSACVGDMVMATVKKGKPDLRKKVMPAVIVRQRKPWRRKDGVYMYFEDNAGVIVNPKGEMKGSAITGPIGKECADLWPRIASAANAIV; translated from the exons atgtCGAAGCGCG GGAGGGGAGGTTCCGCGGGGAACAAGTTCCGCATGTCGCTGGGTCTGCCCGTGGCGGCGACGGTGAACTGCGCCGACAACACTGGCGCCAAGAACCTCTACATCATCTCCGTCAAGGGCATCAAGGGCAGGCTCAACCGCCTGCCGTCCGCCTGCGTCGGCGACATGGTCATGGCCACCGTCAAGAAGGGGAAGCCCGACCTCAGGAAGAAGGTCATGCCCGCCGTCATCGTCCGCCAGCGCAAGCCGTGGCGCCGGAAGGACGGAGTCTACATGTACTTCGAAG ATAATGCTGGGGTTATTGTGAACCCAAAAGGCGAGATGAAAG GATCTGCTATCACTGGACCCATTGGCAAAGAGTGTGCTGACCTTTGGCCTAGGATTGCTAGCGCAGCAAACGCCATTGTCTGA